The segment GCTGAAAATTCCTTGTTCTGTTGGAGCTAGGCTGATTAATTTTTCTAAAGAAGTTTCCTGGCTTTTGAGGTTAGCTATTGCCTCGTTTAGGAGATAAGGATGCCCACCAACTAACTTGATTAATTGACTTAATCCCTCTTCCCCAAAATACCCTCCTAGTTCATACAATTTCGCCATTTCTTCCACCTGTTGTTGATTAAACTCAGGTAACTCGATAGCTAGTCCAACGTTAAACGGCGAACGATTGATATCTAGAGTGGGGTAAGCTTCTGTGGAATTAACTACCACCAGTCGTAGTTTCTTCCAAATTTTTCCCATCCTATCTCCTTGTTTGGCTGTTTCATACCAACTCCGCAACAGGAGGCAGAATTCTGAGAAAATATTCGCATATTCAAATAGACGTTCAAAATTATCTATCGCAAAAACAAGAGAGCTATCTATATTCGATAATAAATATCTTTGGAAATAACGAGTGCAACTTGTATTTAAACCCAAACTATCTTGCCAATATTCATCTACTTTATCGGACACATCCAGGCTATCAGAAACATTGACACATAACCAATGTAAGAAAGTTTTTAGGTCAGTCAGTGTAGAATTATCAGCAAGTTTTAAATCTAGTTTTACAGTCTCATATCCTTGTTGTCTTGCATGGTCTAAGATTTTCTCTAGCAGCAGAGTTTTACCCATTTTCTGCGGGGCTTTGATGCGAATTAAGGCTCCAGGTTGCACGATTGCTTTATAGCATTTGTCCTCAATGGGTGGTCGTTCTATATATATTGTTGTGTCTGCCGCTAACCCAGAATTCTCAGTCGTTTGCAACTGTTGTTCAATTGCATCCAACTTGTCACCAAGCTCCTTCAAGGTGCGTTCCTCTTCTTGAAGCTGGTGTTCGTATTGAAACTTGCGGGATACATCGGTTTCAATTATCAACGCTGTTCGTATCTTTGCAACTCTTTGGCTTTGCAGCACGTAGGCTTTTTCTAGGGAGTCTCGCTCTTGCTGCGATCGCTTTCTTTGTTGTGGTGATGAGGATGAATTATCTGATTTAACCGTCTGCTGCCCAAAGTGAATATTGTAAACATTCCCACCAATCTGCCCAGCGTTCACTGTGTCAGCATTAATCAACCCGCCGCCAAACTGGGCATTCTGTAGATTATTGTTGACTTGCTTTGGTTTTTGGGAGTCCGGCATGGGTTTGGCTTGAGCGTTCTAAGCGTTGTTGTTATGAATGTTACCACCTATCTGGTCTGCATCAACATTGTTGGCATCTACTATGCCACCTGCGAACTGGGAGTTAGGCTGGTAGTAAATCGAGACTTTACCAGAAGTTTCTGCTAGTTGTTTATTTAACTGGTTAATTGAAGAAAATAACTGATTGATTACTTTATCTTTATCCTCAAGTCTTGCTTGGTACTGCGCCTCTAATGCCTTAGCTGCAAATTCATAGCCCTGGATGAACTCACTGTGGATTTTTGCTTTATCTGCATCAGGGAAAACAGTTACTCGGATTACAAGAATGCCGTCGCCTTTCTTCTCAATGCTTTGGACATCCAATTGTGCGCCTTGGTTCTCGACTTCTACTTTTTTAAAGGAATAAGCGAAAGCATCCCAGTCGATACCATTGCGAAAGATTAGGTCAACTGTTTCTAGGGATTTTTTGAATAGCTTGGTGAATTCTCCAGGGGCAAAATCACCACTGCTGGGACGGCGTTCTTGTTGCCCTTCCTTAAGGTAAATATAAGCACAAATTACACCTTCAAGGTTGGTAGCACTGTTAATATTCCAATCTTCTATGCAGGCTCCCGTAAATGTTGCTTTTGCGAAATTTGTTTCTAATGCTTGTACTCTGCTGAGGTTAGACCCTTTGAAATTAGCTCTACTAAAATCTAATTCACTCAGGTCAAATCTGCTAAGATCAAGTTCGCTAAGGTTAGTACCCTTGAGCTTTGTCCCTGTCGGGTTAGCTCCTTTAAATCTGGTTCCCTTGAGTTTTGTCCCCCTAAGATTAGCTCCACTTAGGTCAAATTCACTTAGGTCAAGTTTGCTAAGATTAGCCTTCTCAAGATTAGCTCCCCTAAGATCCGCTCCTCTAAGCTTTACCCCATCATCAAAGCCAAAATTGCTAAGGTTAGCTCCTGTGAGGTCAATTCCGCTAAGATCCGCTTTTCTTAGGTCAGCTTCTCTGAGATCAGCTCCTCCAAATACAACCCCTCTAAGATTTGCCCCTCTCAGGTCGGATTTGCTCAGGTTTGCTATTGGTAAAATTTCAAATTCGTTGAATACAGCGCCCATGAGATTAGCTTTTCTCAAATTAGCTTCGCTAAGATTAGCCCCTCTAAGATAAGCGCTTGTGAGGTTAGGAATTATCCTGGGATATTTACGTCTCCACTCATTCCAAACTTCTACTCCTTGCTCAAGTATTGCCAAATGTTCCTCATTCGCCATCACCAGCTAACCCCTCTGCTCACCTGTTGCTAACAAACTATTCCGCCTCCTGCCACCCCTCAATTGAAGCCAGCAGAATATTCATTAAAGGATGGTCGATTAACTCCTTAAATGCTTCCGTCCCCCCAGCCTTCAGCGCACCTATCACCCGTGCTTTCAGTGTTGGGTTACGCTCAATCTCATCCACAGCCTTAGCCACAACACTCATTCTCTGTGAGGTAGTTGTAGTAGGGTATGTTTGGCTCAGTTGGTTGAGAAGCTGCTGAATCTCTGCTGCGGCTTGGGCGAGGTTCTGCTTTTGCTCTGGATTATAGTTGGTGATGTTGCCGCCGATTTGATTTGCGGTTACTGTGTCTGCGTTGACTAGACCACCAGCGAATTGAGCGCCTTGTAAGTTAAAACTAGAACTTTTATTACTTACCTTTTGTTGATTATTTTCACCCTGAACATTATTAATATCGCCATCAACTGAACCACCAACTGAAAAGCCACCGGGGTTGTTAGTCATAGTATCTGTATTTATATTAGTTTCTTGTATTTGTTGATTATTATGTTTATGTTACATACAGCTTCAGTATGGGCTTTTACGGACTGTAACACAAGATTTCTGTTGAAGTTTGTGTGTTTAGCGATCGCTAATCAAACTCAGGGGCTTGTAGAACAGGGTCAATCTGCTTTCTTGCCAGGAGAAAACCAAGTTTCGGGTGTAGAAGTCAAAGCAGTTCATGAGGGTGAAAGTTCTGCCGCGCCCGTGCAAAATCCCGAAAAGTGGTCACATGAGGCAATTGTTGCGCGGTCAAATGTGCAACCTGTAAGAAAGGAAAAACTGAATCGAGCAGCGAATTCGGGCGAAAATCTGGGTAGGCTCTGAGCATTGTTATGCCCTTTTTGCTGTGCCATTGACTTTTGATGCGCCAGAAATGAGGGGCTTTGAGTAAAAAAGACCGAAAATGCACAAAATGGCTGCATCGCTCATTTGATAGTGCTTATTTTTACCTGTTCGTTTATCAGGCAAATTTTCGGGAATTGACCGGAAATAAAATACTATTTCGTCGAAAATTCCTGGCTGATTCAAAATATCCCCTAAGCTTACGAATTAAAGAGATACCAAAACCATATCTAAAACTTGAAATTTTGCATAGTTGATAATGATAATTATCCTCACAATGAGAATTGCTGCCTTAGCCTACCCCTTCAAGCAAAGAGCGTTGGTTGGGAAAGCCGTTACGTTATAGGTGCAAGTTTGGCTTTATCAAGGCAATCTTATTAAACTCTAAGCAATCTGGGCATAGGGCATCTTATAACGACTGTATGATTTTACCAGTAACCCAATAAAAGTTAGTCACAAGTCAGTAATTCTCAGGTGATAAGTCAGTATGTAATGGGATTTGATAGATGTATCAGGTTCCAAGCAAAGGAAAGTAAAAATATGCAAGACGGTAAGAAGGTTATCCGATATATGCAGTACAAGGGCTATAGAGTTCTATCCCTAAATATTGTTTATCTGGAAGATGTCAAAAACCCCGATACTTGGGAACTAAGCACAGGTGCGTTAAACACTTAGGATGATCTGAGATGTGTTATTAAATACAGTATTGGAGAAAACATTGCGACTGGAAATTCTACATCCGAACAAGCAATGCAAAGTTGGATGAACAGTCCAGGACACCCTGACAATATCCTAAATCCTCAGTTTCGAGAACTTGGCGTGGGGTACTACTTTCTAGCAAACAATACAGGCACAGTTAACTACAAACACTACTGGAATCTAGGCTTTTGGTACACCCGGGTAGGTTTCGCTGTGAGTGATGAGATTAAGAGGCGATCGCTTCTTCCTTATGGGCTGTGTTAGCTAATAGCACAAGACATCGCAATACATCAATCTACAACGCACTATACACAGTTTATCTTAGCTCGACTTTATCCAAAATTAGAACTTGATTCTCCTTATAGAGCAAAAGCCCTAGCTTTTCGGCAGAAAATTTTTACATATCACTGATTAAAGCTGAAATCGAAAAAGTAAAACTACTGTCCTACAAAGGTTTTAGCATCAGCTTGAGTGTTGCCAAAAAATGGATAAAGTTGAGCTTAGAGGTTGTTTGAAAAGTGTTTCACTGTGACTTTAGGCACTTTTAGATCCCCCCTAACCCCAGCAGGGCTGTTTCATTCCCTAAAAGATGCTGATTTACAAACGTTTCAAGCAAACAAATCAGGTGACTAAGAAAATCTGATTGAACAAGAAACAGGAAATGTGTACTTATGGTGCTTGTTGGCGACATAGTAGCGTCAGAGGCTGGTGTTACCAGTATTTCAGCCTTACCTGGACTTCAATCACTTTGGGCTGAAACCCTCGGTGATCCTCACATCTGCGTTGCAGTCCTTGATGGACAAGTTGACCAGTCCCATCCGTGCTTTGCAGGTGCGAATCTGACGCAGATACAGACCCTAGTATCTGGTGTCAGTAATCAATATGGTAGTGCCTCAAATCATGGGACACACGTTGCCAGTACAATTTTTGGTCAACCTGGTAGCCCTGTCACTGGTATTGCCCCCGGCTGTCGCGGACTCATTCTTCCCTTGTTCCAAGACGGAGCAGGAAGTTCAATAGCCCCTTGTTCCCAGCTTGATTTAGCACGAGCTATCACTCAAGCTGTAGAGCAGGGAGCAAATGTAATTAACATCAGCGGTGGTCAACTAACATCATCGGGTGAGCCAAGCAAATGGCTGGCGAACGCAGCCCAATTCTGCGCCGATAACAACGTTCTGATTGTTGCTGCGGCGGGAAATGATGGCTGTAAATGTCTCCATCTCCCCGCAGCACTACCCTCAGTCCTGGCCTATGCCATAGGAACAATAGGATACGACTTTGGTAGCGAAGCAAGAAAAGATTCCTTAGTACAAGATGGTAGACTAGCGCAAGAAGATTCCTGGAACCCGCTAGATCCCCGCCAACTTCTAGCTAATTTTGAAGCTCAACCTTGGGAATCAGGCTCGATTATTTGGACACTCAACCAAGAACAAACCCCAGTTTATGCCGTTCAGCCTGCTGGCCCTTATGCACCAAGAGGCTATGAAATGCTGCGTCAATTCCTAAGTGAGCAACTAGATGAGGGAGTAGAGCGGGTTTCCATTCCTGGAATCAGCATTGGCAGTGTCAAGCTCCAGTCAGGGATAACAGTACCTAGAATAGTCCCGACAATTCGGGGGATGTACAGTTGGTCTACTACCGCTTTAATCAGAAGCGTTTTAGGTGAACCTCCAACAGATAACGCCGCACGACAAGATTACGAGAATGGAGCCGAGGGGATTCAGAATTTTCTTGACCGTATCTATTATGAACTGCGTAACTTGGGCAAAACACCCCAAGAGCGTGCCATCAACTACGCAGCGACCAATGCCTTCCAATTAGCGCAAGTATTCCAACAAGCAGCGAATGAAAATATGCAACTCGACACCATTGAGGTGGAAAAGAGTCCTTTGTGTCGTCCTGAGTCTGAGTGTTGGGATGTGAAACTCGCATTTTTTGACCCAGAAAGACAGAATCAGCGCGCTCGTAAGGTGTATCGCTTCACTGTGGATGTTAGTGATGAAGTTCCGGTCACTATTGGTCGTCTTCGTTCTTGGTCAATGTTTTAACTAAATCATTCTATCTACAAACAAAGAGGATATCTCTATGAATATGGCGAAGCACGCCAAGCAAGTACCGCGAAATGCTGGTAAGAGCTTGGTAGACTATCAACTTTAAACAATTAAGGACAAAAAATCATGAATCTTCCAATCCAATCTAAGCCTATTTTCAGAGGTTTGAGTGCTTTAACAGTAGAAGCAGGCATCACCCCCTCTGGCACTAATACACAGTGCTGCGGTAGTAATTGTCAGACAACGTACTGTTTTATCGGTCTATCTTCCAAAGGCTGCAATGGTGATAATCCTTACGTAAATTGCATCGGCGGCTAAACTACAGCACCCCGTTTGATCTCTATGCTTTGGGATTGAGAGATGTTGAATCAAGTGTGAAATTAACTGGACTTAATTCCAGGAGCAAAGTAGGGTCATAAACTCAAGAATGCCATCCCTAATAAGGGATGGTGTTCTTCCTAAAAAATGAACCTATAAGGAGGTCGGCGTAAATAATTATCGTTGGGATAAGGCAGGGGGAAAAGGGGTTTGAGCCTTGTTTACTTTTCTTTACATAATTTGTTTTTTTGTTCTAATGGATACATTAATTACGAAAACAGTTCAACTTTATAATCAGGCTGTTGAACATCATCGGGCTGGAGAACTATCCCAAGCCGAAGTTGTTTACAGACAAATACTGGAATTAGATCCAGCACACGCCGATGCTCTCCATCTTCTTGGAACCCTGCACTTTCAATCTGGTACTCTGCAAGCGGCTTTTGAGTTGATTAACCGCGCCATTGAATTATCTAACAACCAAGCGAGTTACCATTGCAACTTGGGTAATGTTTTTAAGGCTTCTGGAAATCCTGATGCAGCAGAGGCATCATTTCGACGTGCCATTTCACTTGATTCAAAATTAGCGATCGCTCACAACAATCTAGCTTCTTTACTCAGAGAAAGTGGTAAGTTGGCAGAAGCTGTGGACTGCTATCAACAGGCAATTCGCTTAAGTCCAGGCTCTGCTAGACTACACATTAACCTCGGTGAAACTCTAGAAACATTCGGAAAAGCACAAGAGGCTCTGGGTTCCTTTGAGAAAGCAGTAGAACTGACACCGGATGATCCTGATGTTCATACTAGGCTCGGTATCGCTCTATTCTCCCAGGGAAAAGATGTTCCAGGACAAGCTTGCTTTGAGCGTGTAGTTGCACTTACTCCAGATAGCATCCAAGCACGGATTGCTCTGGGGATAATTTTCGGCAATCGTGGGGATTTACAGGGGTCGATTGCTCAATTTCGAGAAGCTGTGCGACTTGCACCAGAGTCAGGTGAAGTACACCTAAATCTAGGAGCAACCTTGGTGAGGGCGGGAATTTTAAAAGAAGCAGTTAGCAGTCTGCGACGGGCGATAGAATTAGCACCAGAACTGCCTGAAGCTCACTATAATCTTGGTGTTGCTCTAAGCTCTATCGGTCAGGTGGAAGAAGCACTTTCTGCCTATCAGCAAACTGTTGTACTTAACTCCAACTTTGCAGAAGCCTACGCTAATATAGCATCAATTTTATGGAACAAGAGCCAATACCAGCAGGCTCTTGAGGCTTGCGATCGCGCTTTATTAATCAACCCAGAACTTGCCGAGGCTCATGTTACTAAAGGCAATATTCTCAAAGACTGGGGCTTAGTCGAAGAGGCGCTGAAGCACTACAGAAAAGCACTATCAATCAATCCAGAACTGGCTGAGGCTTCTGCTAACCTGATTTTTTCCCAGCATTATTTATCGTCGTGCCAAGTTGAAGCAGTTAACGAAGATATTGTCGCCTGGAACCAACGCCACAGTAAAGCACTAATTCCCAAAAATGTGCATTTCTCGAATCCGCCCATTTCTAAACGGCGAATTTCTATCGGCTACGTTTCAGCTAACCTTCGGACTCATCCCGGCGGATTTTTTTTAGGTGCGGTGATTGCCAATCATGATGGGGAAAAGTTCAAGATTTGCTGTTATGTAGATATTGAAAAAGAGGATGAGCATTCTCGCCGAATTAAAGCCAATGTTGACGAGTGGCAGTTAATTCGAGGACTTACTGATGAAGCTCTTGCTGATCGCATTCGTGCTGATGGGATTGATATCCTTGTGGATATGAACCGCTTCACAGGAGGCGGACATTTGCTGGCCTTTGCTCGCAAACCAGCACCGATTCAAGTGACTTGGATGGGAGGGCCGATTATGACTACTGGTTTAGAGACTATAGACTATGTTTTGAGCGATCGCATCCACACACCACCAGAATACGAACAGTTCTTCGTGGAAAAAGTCGTGCGCCTCAACAATGCCTATGCTATCTATCAAGCACCGCCTTATGCACCCCCAGTCAGTTCCCTACCTGCTCTCAACCAGGGAATCATCACTTTTGGTTGCTTCAACTATATAGCAAAGATCCAACGGTTGGCAATTGACCTCTGGGCTGAGATTCTCAAAGAAGTTCCCAATTCTCAAATACTGCTTCAATCTAAAGCTTTCGGACAAGATGAACCGCGCCAACGCATTCATACTCTGTTTGCAGATCGGGGAGTTGACCCTTCCAGAATTTTACTGTGTGGTTCGGTGTGTCACAACGAATTGCTAGAGAAATACAACCAAGTAGACCTTGCCTTTGATCCATTTCCCTATTCTGGAGGTATAACCACCTGTGAGGCGCTGTGGATGGGAGTTCCTGTGATTGCCATGCCTGGAAATGTCGTCACTGTAAGACATACTATCAGCCATCTGCACAATGCAGGTCTGGATGAGTTGATCGCCGATACACCCAGCAACTACAAAGCTTTAGCGGTGGAATTAGCATCAGATTTGCCGAGATTAGCCGATCTAAGAGCTACTTTGCGCGATCGCATTTCCCATTCTCCACTATGCGATGGGGCGGCGTTCACTCGACAGTTAGAAGAAGCATATAAAAAAATGTGGCAAAGCTGGTGTGAAGAACAGAAGGGAATTTTATCTAAATTCTCAACAAGCTGAAAAACTATCCAGGTTTGGCAACAATTCAATCGGCAAATCATTGAAAAGGTAACTCTTCTTTATGGATAAAGTAACCCTACTGCTAGGCGATAGCTTAGAGATGCTAGGCACAATACCAGACCAGAGTGTTAATTGCTGCATTACCTCACCACCCTACTGGGCTGGGCAAGAAGCCGCCTCAGAAAGATACACTGGGTTCGGAGTAGAACCAACTCTGGAACAGTACGTTACCAGGGACTTCCAGAAAATAAACTATTCCATTAACAATAATGATAATCATTTTAAGTGGGGATGAAGGGGCTGCCGTCGGCAGCCCCTTCATCCCCTTTTGTAGTAATTTGAATAATGATTGAGTTTTTGAGTGTGGCAACTGGTGACTATAGTATTAACTGATTCTCTTAAAAAGTTGTTGATTGAAACTGCATCTCAATTGAAAGGTGCTGAAAAGCGTAAATTTATGGCACAGACAGTTCAGGGCTTAGGTTTAGGAGGGCAAAGGCTTGCACAATCAGAACTAGGATGGAATAGAGATACAATTCGGAAAGGGACAAGAGAATTAAAAAGTGGTATTACTTGTGTTGATAATATGAGCGGAAAAGGACGTTATAAAGCAGAAGAACACCTACCAAATCTTTTAGAAGACATAAAAAATTTAGTTGACTTCCATAGTCAAACTGATCCGAGTTTCAAAAGCCAAAGATTATATACCAGACTTAGTGCCGCTGAAGTTAGAAAGCAATTAATTGAAAAGTATGGTTATAGTGATGAGAATTTACATACATCAGAAACAATTCGCGTAAAATTAAATAGTTTAGGTTACAAGCTCAGAAGAGTGAAGAAAGTTCAACCTCAAAAAAAATCCCACAAACTGACGCAATCTTTGAGCAATTAGACATAATAAATCAAGATGCTTCGGAAGATAAGAGTGTTTTACGTCTAAGTATGGACGGAAAAGCCCGCGTTAAAATTGGCTCATTTGATAGAGGAGGTAAAAGCCGCGATGGGGCGAAAGCTGATGATCATGATTATAATCCGAAAACAACTGTAACTCCCTATGGGATATTTCTTCCAGAGCTTGATGAACTATTTTTGTACTTTACAGAATCGAAAGTTACAAGCGATTTTATTGTTGATATTTTAGAAGATTTTTGGTTAGAACAAAAGCATCGTTTTTCCGATATTCAAACCCTACTTCTCAATCAAGATAATGGGCCACAGAACAGTTCAAGACGTACCCAATTTATGAAGCGTATAGTAGAATTTGCCCAAAAACATCAAGTAAATATACGTTTAGCTTACTATCCGCCCTATCATAGCAAATATAATCCGATAGAAAGGACATGGGCAATACTAGAAAATCATTGGAATGGCAGCATAATAGAAGAAGTGGAGACGGCTTTAAAGTTTGCTAGTACTATGAAATGGAAAGGAAAACATCCAGTAGTTAAGCTAGTACACAAAACTTATGAGAATGGGGTAAAGCTTACAAAAAAAGCTATGGCTCAAATTGAAAAACAGATTGAGCGGCTAACCGATTCTACTCATGAAGTTTTCCCAAATTTAGGTAATTGGTTTATTGATATTTGTTGTAGTAAAACAAAAATTATTTGATTTTAATAACAGCATTTATTTAGCTACAAAACATACTAATTTTACACTGTTTAACTTCAAAGCAGACGACAAGTGTATAGATTCTTCATGCATAAATGAGGGGGAGAAAAGGGGTTGCCCTCGGCAACCCCTTTTCTCCCCCCTCTTAAAATGATTATCATTCTTGAGAAAACCTGTCTCTTGTTTTTCTTGGAATAATTTATTCTTTGGAAGTCCCACTAAATTCGAGGACAATGAAACTACATTTCCTCAACTTATTGAGCGCATTCAAAAAACTATCTCTCAAATAAAAACTTTTAAACCTGAGCAAATTGACGGTTCAGAAGAGAGAGAAATTACCCTACAGATGCGTGACAATACTCTCTCTTTTCAAGGAATGCCATTTCTCCTATATTTTGTTTTACCAAACCTTTATTTCCATGTCACAACAGCGTATGACATTCTTAGGCACTGCGGTGTAGAACTTGGCAAAGGAGACTTTCTTGGTCAGCCTTAATCGGAGCAGTATCTAACGTAATTTTTTCGAGAATTTCTCAGCAACAACTTGCGTTACATATTGCTTGAGTTAGTAAAAAATAGACTTCTTGACTTCATGGCTTTGTGGGGAAAAGTTTTTTCTTCAACATTTCCCCTCTCTCTTTCTCAGTAATTACACTGGCTTGAATTTCGCTGATTAATTAGTAAAATCTAATACTACATTAAAGTCCAAGGATTGAAGGGGTTAAGCCTGAAACTGCGCCAAGGACTCGACAGCGCAGGTCAGTTCTACCAGCAGCTTGTCTCCCCAATAGGCTCGGCTGTGGGCGTTGCTGATGGGGAGCCTGACTGGAACGTTGGTTTTTGTTTTTTGGCTAATTTATTTTTGGACATTTCCACACTATAAGTGTTTTTTTCAAGCGAACGATTCAGTCACTTCTACTGTTTTTTATTTTAATCCCATACCAGATATGGATGATCGCCCCTATTCTCATGAAGCCCTTGTTGCCGTTTTATAATGAAAGGATGCAAAAGCTTACCATCACCCGACCTGACGATTGGCATCTGCATCTGCGCGACGGTGCAGCACTG is part of the Nostoc cf. commune SO-36 genome and harbors:
- a CDS encoding CAP domain-containing protein, coding for MATGNSTSEQAMQSWMNSPGHPDNILNPQFRELGVGYYFLANNTGTVNYKHYWNLGFWYTRVGFAVSDEIKRRSLLPYGLC
- a CDS encoding cyanobactin maturation protease PatG family protein, giving the protein MVLVGDIVASEAGVTSISALPGLQSLWAETLGDPHICVAVLDGQVDQSHPCFAGANLTQIQTLVSGVSNQYGSASNHGTHVASTIFGQPGSPVTGIAPGCRGLILPLFQDGAGSSIAPCSQLDLARAITQAVEQGANVINISGGQLTSSGEPSKWLANAAQFCADNNVLIVAAAGNDGCKCLHLPAALPSVLAYAIGTIGYDFGSEARKDSLVQDGRLAQEDSWNPLDPRQLLANFEAQPWESGSIIWTLNQEQTPVYAVQPAGPYAPRGYEMLRQFLSEQLDEGVERVSIPGISIGSVKLQSGITVPRIVPTIRGMYSWSTTALIRSVLGEPPTDNAARQDYENGAEGIQNFLDRIYYELRNLGKTPQERAINYAATNAFQLAQVFQQAANENMQLDTIEVEKSPLCRPESECWDVKLAFFDPERQNQRARKVYRFTVDVSDEVPVTIGRLRSWSMF
- a CDS encoding AAA-like domain-containing protein, coding for MPDSQKPKQVNNNLQNAQFGGGLINADTVNAGQIGGNVYNIHFGQQTVKSDNSSSSPQQRKRSQQERDSLEKAYVLQSQRVAKIRTALIIETDVSRKFQYEHQLQEEERTLKELGDKLDAIEQQLQTTENSGLAADTTIYIERPPIEDKCYKAIVQPGALIRIKAPQKMGKTLLLEKILDHARQQGYETVKLDLKLADNSTLTDLKTFLHWLCVNVSDSLDVSDKVDEYWQDSLGLNTSCTRYFQRYLLSNIDSSLVFAIDNFERLFEYANIFSEFCLLLRSWYETAKQGDRMGKIWKKLRLVVVNSTEAYPTLDINRSPFNVGLAIELPEFNQQQVEEMAKLYELGGYFGEEGLSQLIKLVGGHPYLLNEAIANLKSQETSLEKLISLAPTEQGIFSYHLRQQLEFLQSDSQLKESYAKVITVDKPVQLNPEITFKLHSLGLVKIVRNDCIASCDLYRQYFLARLE
- a CDS encoding pentapeptide repeat-containing protein — encoded protein: MANEEHLAILEQGVEVWNEWRRKYPRIIPNLTSAYLRGANLSEANLRKANLMGAVFNEFEILPIANLSKSDLRGANLRGVVFGGADLREADLRKADLSGIDLTGANLSNFGFDDGVKLRGADLRGANLEKANLSKLDLSEFDLSGANLRGTKLKGTRFKGANPTGTKLKGTNLSELDLSRFDLSELDFSRANFKGSNLSRVQALETNFAKATFTGACIEDWNINSATNLEGVICAYIYLKEGQQERRPSSGDFAPGEFTKLFKKSLETVDLIFRNGIDWDAFAYSFKKVEVENQGAQLDVQSIEKKGDGILVIRVTVFPDADKAKIHSEFIQGYEFAAKALEAQYQARLEDKDKVINQLFSSINQLNKQLAETSGKVSIYYQPNSQFAGGIVDANNVDADQIGGNIHNNNA
- a CDS encoding tetratricopeptide repeat protein; this translates as MDTLITKTVQLYNQAVEHHRAGELSQAEVVYRQILELDPAHADALHLLGTLHFQSGTLQAAFELINRAIELSNNQASYHCNLGNVFKASGNPDAAEASFRRAISLDSKLAIAHNNLASLLRESGKLAEAVDCYQQAIRLSPGSARLHINLGETLETFGKAQEALGSFEKAVELTPDDPDVHTRLGIALFSQGKDVPGQACFERVVALTPDSIQARIALGIIFGNRGDLQGSIAQFREAVRLAPESGEVHLNLGATLVRAGILKEAVSSLRRAIELAPELPEAHYNLGVALSSIGQVEEALSAYQQTVVLNSNFAEAYANIASILWNKSQYQQALEACDRALLINPELAEAHVTKGNILKDWGLVEEALKHYRKALSINPELAEASANLIFSQHYLSSCQVEAVNEDIVAWNQRHSKALIPKNVHFSNPPISKRRISIGYVSANLRTHPGGFFLGAVIANHDGEKFKICCYVDIEKEDEHSRRIKANVDEWQLIRGLTDEALADRIRADGIDILVDMNRFTGGGHLLAFARKPAPIQVTWMGGPIMTTGLETIDYVLSDRIHTPPEYEQFFVEKVVRLNNAYAIYQAPPYAPPVSSLPALNQGIITFGCFNYIAKIQRLAIDLWAEILKEVPNSQILLQSKAFGQDEPRQRIHTLFADRGVDPSRILLCGSVCHNELLEKYNQVDLAFDPFPYSGGITTCEALWMGVPVIAMPGNVVTVRHTISHLHNAGLDELIADTPSNYKALAVELASDLPRLADLRATLRDRISHSPLCDGAAFTRQLEEAYKKMWQSWCEEQKGILSKFSTS